TACATTAGATAGAGACATTTacaaaacctcaagttctttcaaCTTAAGCCACATCTCAGATTCTGCACCCCAAAATATGCTTGGCAGTGTATTATAGCTGCCCTGTTTGGACTTCTAACCTAGTGTAAGATGGTCATCAGTGTTGGAATGGTATTCCAATGAGTAGTGCTCACTGGAATAGCCTAGTGATAGTTTCTATCCAGTTTACCAATTGCATGTGCATTTTGGGAAAGATTAGTTAACTACATACAGGCAGAGAACCTAGGTACCTTAGGACTAGATCTGCAGAAATACAGGATGGTTCCCCTCACCCCGGCCTTCACATCACTGTAGTAAACATAGATCCTGATTAGCAAATCAGGCCTACTTCATCCTGCAGCAAAGGTTTTCCTTTATCAGAGTACAAATCTCGGATTGCAGTTCAATTATTTTGAATCTGGCTTACAGAATGCTTGGGGGAAAGCCATGTTCTGTAAAAGTAAATTCTTGCTTATCCAAGCTGTTGTGAACTTGTGCAAATTAGCTAGAAAGTGATAGCCCACCATCAGCTTAGCAGCTGCAGCCACcagagaaacccaaggcagcgtacattatcctcctcctccattttatcctcacaacaaccctgtgaggcaggttgggctgagagtctgtgattggcccaaagtcacctagtgaggttccatggctgcgtggggactagaacctggaactcctgactctcagtccaacaccctttccactaccccacactggctctcattgcgCTCTCTctccagcaggtggcatttgttcCTCTAGTGAGCCATGCAACAGATCCTCTCCAAACCTTACCTAAGGGGCAGAAATCAATTAGAGACACATCGCAGCAAAACTGATGTTCTGCATTCCCCAACAGCAATGGCAAAGAGAATTGCAtgctccttcctttccccattttcttGCATGAACAATTCAACATCACACTTAGCAGTCTGGCTTCTCTTCCAAGTTGTCTAGGGAATTTCATCTTTATGCACTTAAGAATAGCCATGCTAGaccagactaagggtccatctagtccagcattctgttcacggagtggccaaccagctgttgagcaggaagccacaagcaggacatgagtgcaacagcaacctcccacccgtgtcccccagcaactagtgtatacaggcttaccacTTCTGCTACTGGAGAcctactggggggtgggggaaggtagaTTCTCATTTTCCACCCAAAACTCAAGGGCAGGCAAAGTAGTTAAATCATATTTATTGAATGTAGATCCTTTTGGagtggaaaaaaaaccctcttccctTCTCTGACCCCTCATTCCTTGTCAGCCCCTATTTGAGGTGGCACTTGGGGATCATATTCTTCATTTTGGATGCCGGTGGCCGTATTCTTGCTTCAGAACACCTTCAGCAGAACCAGAGAGATCAGGCAAGTTCCATCAGGCTTATTTTAATCACCACTTTTATTGAAGCATAAACACAAGGATGCCCTACTCAAAACTTGTTCGAGTTAACTTCTACAGACGACTATTTATGGGGGACTCTGGTAGCTGAGCTCTCCCAAAGAGCGTTAAATGGGGAAGATTCACCGCGAATAATCCCTTCACATTAGACCAGGCGCCTTCAGTAGGACACGGCAGTCGAGCAAGGCAAAGGGCCTACTGCTGCTTGGCGAAGAAAGCCTTGCTGTCCTTCACTGTGGGCTTGATGGTGTCGGCGCCGGGATGCCAGCCAGCTGGGCACACTGTAGCAAGAGCAAGGGGGGAATGTTAGAACAAGGGAAGCAATTaggacggggaggggggaaagcagaatgTCTCAGAACTACAGAGCAAGCAAAGTTAGGGCAACAAGACCCCCAAATCAGCAAGGATATATCATGTATTAAAAAGAGACAGAACTAACAGCAAGATAAGACAGGAGCTTAAGCAAAGTTTCAGAAACTCGTCACTGGCAGCCCAGACCAGTAGACCCCTACCCTGGGGGTTCCTTTTGAGTTATTCTATACATCGCCAGTAAGGGAGAAGACTGGAGACCtaacaacattagcaacatttgaaagagtgataTATAGGCACCACTTGTGAATGgattaaaatttaaatatttggtctgcttttactgaagtttatgtgtaatatatacttttcctttctttcttagaTAGTtgcaatatttgaaactgaggtctttaaaatacattgttaaacatgtggatttttgtttgttttgttgaaacttacaataaaaatTGATAAAGAAATCTATAGATTTCAATGTAATGTTGTTAGTGCAGTATTTGGACTATTTGCCACAGATGGCAAAAGGCTTAATACTTCTTGGAACACAGTGTGTTACCCCTACCCTTCTTTAGTTGTAggtaagaaccctgctggatcagagcaacagTATATCTAGCCAAGGGGAAGGCAGTGTGGTACCCTATGGACACCAATGCAAGCCCCAGACACCTGCCAAGATGCTCTACTTCTTCCACTGTTTTTGTTTAAGCAACACATTTTCTAACCAGCGGCTGGAATTGCTGTGAAAGGGGTTTCTGTGGGTGCTGAAAATATCAGGTTCAAAGGAATAGTTTAatatgttggggctcaggactccatccctgccttatttggggcaggttacttgtcctttgccgtgcttcccatagcagccattttgtggcagcacccaggacaatttctcaaattgctgAATGTGTCCATGACCCCAAAAACTGACCTACCCCTGATCTATGTCAATAACTGCCTCCCACTGTGGCCAGCCAAGGAAGGCAAAAGCCTTCTGCTGCTACTGCTCAACCCCCTCCTCAACCCTTATCCACCATCAACCGTCTCTGAACATTTGCCCATCATCTAGTAGCCCATAGCTCGCCGTACTCTTCAGGCACCATTCTACTCCTCCCTATCTCAGACAGACTCTGCCAACTCACACACTGTGATGTGTCAGGGGCATTTTGTGAAAGCTGTCAGAAAGCCTAACACTTATCTGCCAAGCTAATGACTTGTCATTGCTGGATGTCCACGAACACTGTGTTGGCACTGCTGACAGTTTCTCAGCCATCCAATGTGTCAGGGACAGTCCTGGTTGAAGCAAGTGTCAATTCGGCTGAGAAATGCCACGAGGCCGTTAAGGACAGAAGGATCTGCGTAGGCAGAGAAGAGATGAGATTCCTGAGGAGGAGAGCATGGGACACTTGACAGGATGGACGAATTAAAGGGGGAGGGCCCACAAGACCTGAGGCTAGGAGACGCTGTTGACTGCGAGAGTGGGGAGAAGAGACCAAAATGTTAGGCAGGGAAACTATGTTAGAGACAAGGTTACCTGGAGGTAATAGACCCCTGGGTTTGGTTGTGTAAGAAAACAGTGGTAGGTGGGTGCAGCAAGGAGTCAGAGTGGGGGTGAGAAACCTCTTTGAGCCCGAGGGACagttctatttcagagaagctcttgggggtttAGTGTGGGAGGGGCCaatggcaaagggggcagggccaaaaatacagaagtaccagcatgttgtagcttaagGCTCTTATTGCCAATAATGAGGCCTCAGGAAAGACGTTTCAACAGTTTAGAATTAGGggtgggggactgcacaaaagcctgaAGACCATGAAATGATCGTTGttgggaggaaaggaggtggggccaggagaaggggtgcAGCCATCTAAGGAACCCTGGAGGTCTGGATGGGGAGTTCAGGAGGGCCAGATCCGGGTGAGGTTCCCCACCCGAGCTAGAGGAAGCAGGgctgaggaaaaaaaaaaaaaatctcattgggCCATCAAATGAAACAGGATGAATAAACAGAGAAGCAGAAAGACAAACAAGGGAAACTGGATTACTGTGGGCTAGGGAAAGGGCATATGTTAGACAGGTTTACATTCCAAGAAGCTCCTGAAAAGGATCCTTAGAGTTGCATTAAAAGGATCTTCTAGGTGTAGCTTGTATCCCACAATGGACCTGCGATAGGGCACAGAACTTATCTTGTAGAATTCACTTCTACTCAACTCGCTAGattagacttccccaacctggtgccctccagatgtcttggactatcactgccataagccctagccagcatggccaatggacaggaatgatgggagttgtagtccaaaacatctagagggcacctagTTGGGCAAAGCTTTATTTGACATTGAGGCCTTCTCAAGTGTGCAACAGGACAGCCTGAGGGGAAGCGAAGGTCAATTTAACTTGAACAGCAGCCCTACAAGGAGAGGCCGATACTAGGCTGGGTTGTTCCAGTGAATCCAGTTCTTATGGAGCAGCTGACGTGGCATCAAGCTTTGCTTTAGCTCCCTTTCTCCAAAAATGGTACTGGCACAGCTGCAGATTGTGGGCAAGACTGCAAAACTCAGGCCTCACCTCGCTCCTTCACAGCATTCCAACCCACCACATAGGTTCTTCCTAGCTTTGTGGTTTGTTATCTTGGGCTAAGGCAATTTATGGTAGCGCCTCCTTGCCCCAGAGGGCAAGGTTTGGTTGCCCAGGCACTCTCTTCTTCACCCCTACTGCCCGCACCCCTCAGTTTGGGCTACTAGACATCTTAGACCTAGAGGCTCTTGGCTCCTAGTAAACGGAGCCTATTGGCATGTCTCCCTTTGGGGGAAAGACAGCACTAGATCAAATGCATCACACCCTTAATTTCTTTAATATACTACAGCCTGCCTTAGCCCCCAAGTATTCTTTGAGAGttgcttgactttttttttacacAGCAATTTGCACTCTTGATTTGTTGTCCAAATTAGAGGGGATTTTTCATTCCGTTTAGCCTATAATTTAGCAGAACCtttaattacatttctttctCTACATGCCATTACCGGATCCACAAGTCAATGCTGCTGCATCAACTTATAGTCATTTCAAGTTCTTTCTTGAAGCCTTCTCCAGGAGATGGCACGAAGAATGAAAGGGTGCCAAGTGTGCTGCAGACGGCTCTAGGCAAAAGAGCCTTCAGAAGCATTGCTAACACAGACATATGGTGAAATTCACATAAGACGGAAGGCTCTACTGCAAGCCAACGTCTCAAGTTAAAGCCACATGTGAGGTACCCAATGCCTTTCATCACTAAACGTGTTTCATACTGTATTGGCCACAGGCATGGCCAGACTCATCTTTGCCCCCTTAGGAAGGGAAAGGCACAGCAGAGCAATCTTGGGTCAATGATAATTTCTAGAGCCATAATGGCCCGCCCTTCTGTGTTCACTCCATTATCCCACCCCCTACTCCCTTACCTTCGCCATGCTGGTCTGTGAATTGGAAGGCCTGAACCAGGCGTAGTGTCTCATCCACAGAACGCCCCACAGGCAAGTCATTCACTGTGATCTGACGCAAGACACCTTTAGTGTCAATTATGAACAAGCCTCTGTGGGAGAGAAGAGGAATTATTATACATTTACCAAGACAGAAGCTCCAAACTTCCTTCTTTAAAAGGAgagggccacagcagagaaggggaAGCCTACCGACCATTGGAAACCATGTTCTGCCTCTACTGCCTTTTTCAGTAGTACCAAACTAGTACCAGGACCAAACCTGGATTGCGGGACTTTTGAATGTTCGCACATACACACCACAAATTAAAGATCTAAACTAAAAGGAAGTTTAAGCAAGGACACGTGACCTCCACAGGTTTTTCTAGCTACAGCAGCTACCTTTCCATTCATACATGTCAAGGTGCATGGCTCCATACCCCAGTTAGTGTGGGAAAGCTTTTCTGTATCTTCCTAACCAGCTTGGATTACATGGACCATGTTGGACAGGCCAAACTGATGACCAGGATGGGTATCATGCAGTCCTACAGCATCAGGGATGACTAACCCCCTTCAACCAATCACAGCACTGGAGTCAGGAGCTAACTAGGACTTTTGAGTCAGCCATGCTGAGGGTTTGCTACTAAAAGCAAAAGGGATTGATGCCTGTTGAGATGCTATCAGCCATAGTCCCTTAAAGTCATATCCAGAATTAAAGTCAGTTCTTACCTGTATGTAATGCCATCCTCCTCCTTCAGCACTCCATAGTCCTTGGAAATGCTGTGGTTGACATCTGCCACAAGTGGAATATTTGTGGAACCCAAGCCGCCTTCCTTTCTTGGGGTATTGATCCTATAAGGAAACTGCCATTAATATCTACAACATTGCTACATTTATCATGTAGATTATCTGCAAGCCACTATGCCAGCCACTTCAGAATTAGAAATTGTTGAACTAATTCTTACATCAGAATATGGTAGTGCAAgtcttattactcaagatctaccagaccaatttttctcatttttgttttatactaaagcttgagcagtgtagacatgcagaaaattttgaaagttcaaaaaagttcaaagctcgagctttaatggCAATTAATTTTCTCTGCACCAAACAGGAAGGGCAGCTCCTCCATCGGTGGAATGACAGACAggcctgctcagccaatcagtgtggtgtgaagaCAGGCCCCAGCTGTAACCACATGGTTAGACTGTTGCAGTCAGTGGCGAAGGGGACAAAGGGTGGGCCAACATCACATGTAAATTTTGGAGGAGGGactgaggggaaaaaacaggaaaggacCAGActactattttctttctttatttgcaatatttatataccactccttaTCTGAGGATTTTGGAGTGGTAAACTAATGGGATAAAGgaataaaaacatgattaaacattttacttaaaaaaaacagGTACAGATTGAACCACGGCTGCTCATTCCaggaaagcttcttggaacaatattttcaggaagcgccgaaaacaatacaatgttggcacctaCTTGACCTCCAAAGAAGGGAGTTCTGTAAGAAGTAACACCAATGGCGACATGGGCTTTGAACTAGTTAACCAAGAATGCAACACCAAGTAGTTTTCCTTAGCTTTTTCACCAAGGCTCAATGTGGGACACCCAGATCAAAGCTGTGTCTGAAAACTGCACAAGTTTTCTTCCTCACTAGAAATTTACATTCTCAAGGGAACTGCAGGTGGACTCAGATTAGCAACATCCTGTTTCTCTGACCCAAGAAGAAGATAGCACTGGACACCCATTTAGTGTTCAAAGTTGATCAGGCCCCAACTGCTGTCTGCTTAGCGAGGTGGTTGATAAAGCTCTAGCAACAGCCAGGTTTTCCTAGATAAGGCTGGTGGAGCCCTCCACACCCTTCAGTCAGTTACCACTAGATCCCCACAGACAATTCTTGTGACTTGGGTGTCAACCCTAGTCAGAGCTATTATTTTGAACCTTTCACGTTTACTTTGCACCatgctccagttggtggatctcagggttctaacAAAACACAAAGCAGATCGTGCAAACCCGAAATGCAGCCAGAGATCTCCACAAATCATCCACAAATCATTTAGACCAGGTCAGAGCATGCTCTTCGggatgtgcatttatttatttcactcagTTTCCTTTTATTAGCCAGTCTTTAGCATATACTAGCCCTTGAGCACTAGGAGACTCACCAGGCTAAGTGGGTGAACTGGGAGTCAACAGAGGCAGCAATAACCTCACAGTTGATCTTGTGGAATTCCTCAACTCGATCGTTGAAAGCTATGATCTCTGTGGGACAGACGAAGGTGAAATCCAGCGGGTAGAAGAAGAGAACCACGTATTTGCCTGTGTGAAAAGAAGGCCGCTTATCAGCAAAAGCATCACAACAGCTAGAGACCTGGTACTCAATCCGAAGGACTTGGCTGCTCAACTTCTTGAGATATTCCTATTCCAGTTCATgttaaaaagaaaggagagagatctGGAGTTATAAGGACAGACCCAAGACATGTTTTGTGCTTAGATCAAGGGTGGGTAACTTgcggacctccagatgttttggccaacaattcccatctgctctaaccagcatagcctactgtgaagaatgatgggagctgcagaccAACAacttctagagggccacaagttgtgcaCCTCTGGCCTAGACTATGCCACAAACAGTCACCCTTCctctgggaaacacacacacacacggtccttTGTCTGTACACCCCAAAAGAAGAGAAACGGGGGCGGAAATTGGGTGTCGAGAAAATGGCAGTGTGAAGTGAGAGCTCCTCAGCCTGAATGCGAAAAAGCTGCCCTGAAAAACCATAAAATGGCTCAAAAACAATTGGAAAGCTCAGTCTTGGATGGGGAATGACAACAGTCAGAGAACCAGAGAAAGCAACatcaaaaattattttaaaccAAGGGAACCGGGTCCAAAAAATAGCAGAGAAGCTTCAAACAAAGCAGACAAGATGGCTGCCGGAAGCTCAGCAAACACTGCAAACAGCACACAATTAACAAGGGGCAACAGCAATGCAAGCAATTAATGGCAAAAACTCCTAAAGAGCAAATAAATCAGCAACTTACTGCTTTTAAGCAAGAACTAAAGGAAACTTGGACaacaattttggaaactaaactGGTGACTTTAAACACAAAGATGGAACAAAtggaaacagcaacaacagtaataaagATAACACAGCATGATGAGAAACTTAAATATCTTAGAAAgcaaaatgcagaaataaaatacaaaatggagGAAATTGAGAACCGAAATTGCAGATGTCAGCTGCGCCTGCATGGCCTTGCAGAAGATACAGAAGGAGACAACATAAAACACTTCTTAGCAAAATGGCTCTCTTCTCTGGTCCTGGACTTCCCAATTGCACCAGATGATTTTGAAAGAGCTCACAGAGCTTTGGGGCCAAGGAGGAAGGATGCAAACTCTCCTAGAGATATAATTGTGTGCTTTGCAAGACACAACAAAAAAGAGATCCTGCAGAAAAAACTGAGGGAACTGAAGGAAATCATGGATAATGGTGCAGCTGTAATGATATTGCAAGACTTGGCGCAGAAACATTGCAACGACAGCGGCAACTGAGACCCTACACATTAAAACTGCAAAAGGCAGGCTACATATATTTTCGGGGGGTTCCATTCGGTCTGATGGTGCCAAATAAAGGGAACACACTAATAGCGACAAGCAAGAAAGAAGcagctttaattttaaaacaatttagactaGAACTCCCGGAAGGGGTCTCCATCGAAGATGCAGACAGAGAAGAGGATGGTGAGGAGTctgaagaagaaagaagctggGAAATCATCCACAGGAGATGCAACCAAAGACCCAGGGATAGAGGTCAAATATTGGAAGGCTCAGCCGGTATGCTGAGATCCTTACCAAATAGACGAAAATGAATGGACAAGAAAGCTCATAGCAGATCCAATccgtagaattttttttttaatttgcccaAAAATTCTTTCATGTTCTGAACTCGATCTATGCATAAACCACAGCCACAATTAGATTTAATCATTGGGAAACTCGTAAGATCGATATCCATGCTGGTACAAAACAAGATTGCCCATTCTCCCCGTTACTCTTTACATTAACTATCGAATTTTTGGCAGACAAATCAAGAAGTAATGCTCAAATTAAAGGAGTGCAAAATAATGCTCAAACTCATTTAATCAGTCTACATGCAGATGATATAATTTTAGTAACAGAACACCCTAAAGAAGATGCAATAGCcataaaaaaagaattagagactTTCCAAAACGTATCTGGTCTTAAAGTAAATGTTTCTAAATCTGATTTATTATGTTACAATGTCAATCCCAATACACAATTGGCTACTTCTAAAATACTGGTCATTCCCCTAGTTAATTCAACTTTTTGATATTTGGGAGTCCAATTTAgtaaaaacatcaacaaaaccTTTAGTAATAATTATGGTAAAATTTGGAAGTCCGTGCAAATTGTCCTAAAAAGATGGAATCATTTAAACCTTTCATTATTCAGTAGATTATCAAATGATAATTAAATGATTATAAAATAATGATAGTTCCTTAATTTCTATTATCTATTTTATGTTCTACCAATACATAAATTGATAGCAAATTGAACCTACCTGTATgagctcaaaattattattattttgtatatttctgtatcttTCTTGCTGAAGTTGAAGAACTTCATAATGAAATGTATTATATCATGTATGGTTTGGTATATTTACCCACGAAGTTGTGTTAAAATTGTAAAATTGATTgaatattgaaaatcaataaaaaaagaaataatttaaaaaaagaagaaaaactgaaGAAGACACCATGGGAAATATCAACTCCACTACTTAAGAGTAGAACCActaaaatgaatgagacttaagttagtcacaactaacaagtcccattcatatCAAAGGgtttactctaaataggactaacactAGATGCTACCCCATGAATCTTTCACCCAGCTATTCCCTAGAGACAGTGATTCAGGGGCTAGTGATCACCTCTTGATATAAACTTACTTGGTCTCTTCCTTGATGCTTTTGTGCTTCCCAAGCCAGAGCATAACAAGAAAAAGGCTCTTAACTGCTCCAAACCAGCCTCTATACCAAGGTGGGCTTGAGGAACTCTTTTGTTTAGGTATTTACATCATAACTTCTCTGTGAggccaaggcagtttacaataccAATAATCTCACTGAACATGCAGTTACAGAGAAATGGAAGCAGTAGTATCTCTTACCTTTGTAATCTGACAACTTTATTTCCTTAATGGCTCCATCCACCACTGCTGTGGCATGGAAGTCTGGAACTGGCTTCCCAATATAAGCTTTACCGGAGGCCATTTTCTGAAATAATCGTAACAAGGTTTAAGTTGGCTACAAGAGTTCAACTTCTGGAACAAACAAAGATATAATACAGAACAGGGACAATTTACTTTACTTGGGGGATTTAAAAGGAGGTAGCACCATTTCGTCTTAGAACTTCCCCCAACCTTTGCAGTTACAAGTTGCAACCTCAAAGAAAGAATGGTGTCTTCCAATTAGGTGCAGTGTGTGTAGATGGAGCCCGACACATGAATCAATCTGATGAACAACAGAATGTAATACTTTTCAACCTGAAGCAATTCTTGAAGAACACAAGAACAGGCAGCCATGTGCCCCCTCACTCCTTTGAGGAAGGACGTAGGAAGTGTCTTGGCTCAAGTGGTCATTTCCATCTTGGAAAACATAGGGAGAAACATCTTAGCATGAGCAAGTGCTACCAAACCATTAAACAGCTGGTAGATGTTCCACTCACTTTTTAAACCTATTACAGTTCGCTTAAAAACAATCACCTTGGGGGTTCAATTAGACAAGAATTTTCAATGTATCTGTTACAGAAAGTTAGGAAGTGGTAatatagtgcagccttccccaacctggtgttctcttgATCTGTTGGGAGAAGAGCTCCCATCACTTCCAGCCTGCATGGCTAATGACTGTGTTGGCtgaggggtgatgggagctgtagtacaacagATCtacagggcaccagattggggaaggctagcataATGAATTCACCACCTTTCTGAACACTGCTTCCCATTGCTTGGAAAAAGGTTGCAGAGAAAAATGTACTTGGAGGCATATTTGGTGTTAGCCAAGATCTGATGGGAGTATCTTCACCCGTTCCATTGGCTAtagtggctggggttgatgggagctaaAGCCCAAAACACCCAGAGGGTCACAGGTCCGGGATGGCTGCTTAACAGAGAATTTATCCCATTACATAAGCCAAGCCTCATTACTTCACGAGCCCCTTAGGCTCCCCTTGCCTTTTGGCAAAAGACCaatatttggggtgtgtgcaGATGCAGATTTTTCCATGGTGATGCTGAGCTGCTTCCAAGAAGCACCATGTTTGGACATGAAGTTTAATACTAGGAAATTAAAAGACAGAACTAAAAGGCAAACTGCAACAAGTACTTTTCAGATACTGTAGGACGCTGCCATGCCTGGCTTTACAGCAACTTCAGTGATAGGCATGAATGGGCACTAATCTATTAGTAAGTAGCTGTCTAGGCTAGAGACAAATGCAGCTTGTGTTCCAGAGCCACCACCAGAGATAGTATTTCAATAGAATGTAAAGCCAGGCCAAGCAAAGACTAGAAGGGAACAAGCTTTAAGAGACAAGTGGTTCATTCTCCTTGCCCTGTAGTTCAGGTCATGTGATGCAAGCAGGGGCAGTGACCAAGGTGAAGCCAAACATATTTATACCCCAGTTTCCAACCAAAATTGGCTCCTAAAGCAGACTACAATTCAAGTTTATCAGAAGATACATACACTTTCTCCTATGCAGCATGTATAGTACAGGGTACAGGATAGATGTTTGCTTCTTACCGGTGTTACATGTTCTTCACTATATTTTGGGTTTCTCTTGTCCTTGTCTGCTTGTCAATTCCTTCTATGCACTTTAACTAAAGCAAAttgctgctcccccacccccaatcagtATTGTGAAGACTGCAAAAAGCTGTTGAGCTCCCAATATTTCTACACAAAGAATCCTCAAATACTGCAGCATCTGTTTGGGCCTGGTGCAATGCCAAAAAACTGGTGCTGTCTATTGCTGGAGATGGTGCAGGAGCATCTTCAATGTTCGCAGCTCACCCAACATTCCAGCTGCTGTTTGGACTATAATGCTGCTGGGCCTTATAGCAGAAGTGCACTTTGATACCACAAATTAGGCAAAAGAAATGAGCTTCCATGAGAGGGAGCAGTAGTTGTTAGGTGAAATGTTCCATGTTAACTAATAGGCTGCATATTTAAGATGGTGGCACTGTTTCCGTAAGAATCATCTCCTATGTTATCACTATGCATTGGCTTTCACAAACCTTGCTCACCAGCTACTGGGACAAGCCAGTAGAGAACACGGATTTTCAAACTAGCACATGCATTTGCCACTGTTGTTCTAGTGAGAGTGACAGAGGAGAAAGCGGAATTATGCAGAAGCCTCACGTGTTAGGAACCAATCCCCTTCATCTTATGATCTCTTTAAGAGAACACAGTTTGAACTTCCTTAGACAAGAGGCAACCCAAGACTAGAGACAGGAAGTTTTTGCAGCAGCTGAGAAACTTTATCAGAGTTCCCCAGACCAGCATGGGGTGGTACAGAATGGGTAGCCAGCCTTGAGTTTGGTGATTAAGCTAGAGGAGATGTTAGAATGTGTGAAACATGTAGGAAGAGGACAAGGCAAAAACCCTTGTTTGGATAATCAGTTCTGTAGTTACTGGTGCAGCCACTTAGAACAAAACCTTCTGTCTGTAGCCTTGGTCCCTCTACCTCCTCTCTTCTCAAGTTCGCCATTAGAAGGATAAGATTCAAGAGCTGGATGCTCTGAGGAGCCACAATGCACACCAGATGCTTCCAAGAAGACTTCATTTCATTTGTCTAGCCTAAAAGCGTACTGCATCCTAATCTCTACTAATAATGCATCCTATCTCTACTAAGCCCACTTCTGAACATCGAAACcacgctttttcttttttaaaaagcaagagctcCACAATTTCAAATCCTGTTCTCACGACGTATTCACTAGACCTACGGGCTTAGATGGCTCTCTTGAAGTCCCCCCACGTGAGCCGATTTGCCCGCACAAAGTTCCCAGGCGAGGCGAAGCTAGAAACCCTCCCACCGCTTTGCAAGATATTTGAGGGTGGATGGGTGAGAAGGAATAAGAGGAGAATGAATGAAGGCGGAGCCGAA
This window of the Elgaria multicarinata webbii isolate HBS135686 ecotype San Diego chromosome 3, rElgMul1.1.pri, whole genome shotgun sequence genome carries:
- the PRDX2 gene encoding peroxiredoxin-2 gives rise to the protein MASGKAYIGKPVPDFHATAVVDGAIKEIKLSDYKGKYVVLFFYPLDFTFVCPTEIIAFNDRVEEFHKINCEVIAASVDSQFTHLAWINTPRKEGGLGSTNIPLVADVNHSISKDYGVLKEEDGITYRGLFIIDTKGVLRQITVNDLPVGRSVDETLRLVQAFQFTDQHGEVCPAGWHPGADTIKPTVKDSKAFFAKQQ